The following DNA comes from Mesotoga sp. UBA6090.
ATTCTCTGAACAGTTATGTGCTGTCCAAACTATGAGATCCACCTCAATCTGCTTATTGCTGGTATTTCTGATATTGACTTTAGATACAAGGAAGTCCTTTTCTAACAGGCACTTCTCTTCAGTCAATTCGATGTTCATGCCTGAAAAACTACTTCTGAGAACGGCTGGATCCCATGTTCTGCCGGTAGGTTTGAAATCAACTGGAACGCCATCCACCACGGCACTGATTGAGTATCCAGGATCAATTCTCATGTCAAAATAGTTCAGAAAATCCCACGCCCCTGGATTATCGAGGTGTACTGGAAATGGCGGGGTCCACAATAGTCTATTTCCACCACCCAAATACCACTTGTCATCTCTTTCGAGCATTTTCAGAACATCAATCTTCATCGGCTTTCCTCCCATCATTGTCCTGGCAGTTGTGAAGGAGTTTTCGACCATAACCGGTAAGATCACATATATCTTTCCTGTCTAGTTCAATGATTTGATCATAGATCTTGAAAGCTCTTTCAAGATTCCGGGATTTGATAGCCTCATACAGGTCTTTGTGAAGTGGCAGACCAGCATCACCAAAGGTTTCCAGTCCTAGAGGTGACTTCCATAGAATTTCCAGACCATCAAATACTACATCAAAGACCTCTTTCAGAAAACGGTTGTGTGATATTTCAAAGATCTTCTTATGGAAACTTGCATCAGTACTGGAAAGCTCGACCCTTGTTTCGATTGCCTCTGATAGTTTTTCCATACACTGAGAAAACTCTTCAATATCACTTTGACTTGAACTGGATATTGCGAGAGCTATCGCAGCTTTCTCCAAAGTGCTTCGGACTTCTATCAAGTCAAATATGTCTTTGGCGCTGTCTGTCTCAATCTCAAAATTGGCATTAATCTGAATCCGTAACTTCGTTCTCTTCAGAACAAAAGTGCCGCTGCCGTGGATGGTTCTTGTTATGCCTTCATATTCAAGAACTCTTAGCGCTTCTCTCACTACTGCTCTGCTTATCCCCAGGCGTTCTGACAGTTTCACTTCTCCAGGCAATCGATCGAGACCTTCGAGAACTATCATCTTCTTCAGTTTGTTCACAATATCCATTGCAGTTCTTCTCTTAGTTTTCATCCTGGTTTGGCACCTCAATTTGATCGGTTGTCCACTCACAAGACAACTTTTCAATCGTATTCTAGTATTTTAGTTGGCGGATTTGGTAGAACAATTATCGACTGTGACGAATGCTTAGGTTTGATTGTCATCGATTGTTTAAGTAGA
Coding sequences within:
- a CDS encoding FadR/GntR family transcriptional regulator — its product is MKTKRRTAMDIVNKLKKMIVLEGLDRLPGEVKLSERLGISRAVVREALRVLEYEGITRTIHGSGTFVLKRTKLRIQINANFEIETDSAKDIFDLIEVRSTLEKAAIALAISSSSQSDIEEFSQCMEKLSEAIETRVELSSTDASFHKKIFEISHNRFLKEVFDVVFDGLEILWKSPLGLETFGDAGLPLHKDLYEAIKSRNLERAFKIYDQIIELDRKDICDLTGYGRKLLHNCQDNDGRKADED